AGGGGCCATTTTAAAAGCGCCCATTCGCGGTTTTATTGCGGCCGCGCAAATAATCGGTTTTGTGCTTTTAGTAGGCGGCGCGTTTTCTGTACTGCAAAAAACCGAAACCATCGATGTGGCCATTCGTGTGCTGGCAAACGCTCATCAGCACTCTCCGTTGATCCGCAAAGCAATCATTCCTGTGTTCATGATTATCTTTTCGCTGGCTGGCGCTGTTTTTGGCATGAGTGAAGAGGTTATCCCATTTGTTCTGCTGTTTATTCCGCTGGCTCTTGCTCTGGGCTACGATACGGTAACGGGCGTTGCCATTCCGTTTGTAGGCGCTGCCGCTGGTTTTGCTTCGGCGTTCATCAATCCTTTTACACTGGGCGTGGCGCAGGGCATTGCCCAGCTTCCGCCGCTGTCCGGATTTGGCTACCGCTTTTTCTGCTGGACTTTAACCACCGGCCTGGCCATCCTGTATGTAAATCGTTATGCGTTGAAAATAAAAAATGACCCACAAAAAAGTATTACGTTTGAACAGGATCAGAAACGAAAACAAAAACTGCATATCGAAAATATGAATTCCGAGCTGTCGCTGGATGTCCGTCATAAAACGGTGCTGGTTATCTTTACTCTTTCCATGTTTGCGCTGGTGGCCGGCGTTATGCTCGATCAATGGTATATTAATGAAATTGCCGCTCTTTTTGTGGCCACCGGAATCATTGTGGGTATTGTGGGGCGTCTTTCTGTGGATGAGATTACCGGCGGATTTATTCAGGGCGCTAAAGATTTAATGGGCACGGCTTTTGTTATTGCTCTGGCCAGGGGCATCTTAATCATTGCCCAGGATGGCAAAATCATCGGCACCATTTTACATGGCCTTTCTTCAATCATTACGGGCGTCCATCCGGTGATGGCCGCTCAACTGATGTTTGTAGTGCAAATGCTCATCAACTTTTTCATTCCTTCCGGCAGCGGGCAGGCTGCGTTAACCATTCCGATCATGGCGCCGCTTTCCGATCTGCTGGGCGTTAGCCGGCAAACGGCTGTGCTGGCCTTTCAGTTTGGCGACGGCTTTAGCAATTTGATTATTCCCACCTCTGCCGTAACCATGGGCGTTTTAGCGCTGGCCGAAATCCCCTGGGAAAAATGGGTAAAATGGATTTTGCCCCTGGAAATCCTATTTATAATTTTAAGCTTAGTTTTATTGATACCCCCGTTTTTTATAAACTGGTAGAAAAAGAGAAAACACGATTTTTGCCCTTAAGGCAGCTAAGCCGCAACCAAAAACATTTTTGCAGGGATTTAAGCAACCACAGAGCGCACAGAGAAGTCACAAAGCGCGCAGAGAATGTTTTAATTGAATAGTTTCAATTGTCCCTCCCCTGCACTTTTTCTCCCAAAATAAAAATCTGGGAGAGTGGGAAGATGATCGCACACAGTGCAAGCAACCAGTGCAGGCAACCAGTGCAAGCAGCCAGTGCAAGCAACCAGTGCAAGCAACCAGTGCAAGCAACCAGTGCAAGCAGCCAGTGCAGGCAGCCTATATTTAACACTGAAAGGTGTGAGTATTTCCGTTGAACATTTAACTATTCAACCAATTAACCATTCAACTAATCAACCACTTTAGCGGCACAAAATTTTCGCTCACGCGATGCAACGAAGGAAGTATTCTAAAAGCCAGAGAGAGCGATAAATTATTTGTTTTGCGAGGGGATGCAAAACAAGCGTGGTGCATAGAGAAATCGGACGGCTATCAGAACTTTTTATAAACTGATGTTACAAAATTACACATTAAAATTAAATTGATCAGATACTGGCCGACCTAAAGAGTTGTGGTGTTAAAATTTTCCTGATAGGGAGAAAAAATTGACACAGCCAGTGGATGTAGCACTGAGAAATAGACCTGAAATCATGAGAAACGGCTTTGGCACGGTCTTTGTACATCCTTCATCTAAAGCGAACAACGGAAGGATATAGTCATGGTAAATTTGCAGAAAGAACGGTCGGAAACGAAACCTCGAACCATGGTGGTCGTTTGCGCCTGGTGCCATCGCCAGCGCGTTATGGGCCCGGATTTGAACCTGTACTGGATTGAAGTAGAAGACAGACAGGGAACGACGCATGTCACCCATACCATTTGTCCGACCTGTAAAACAAAAATGAGCGGACAGTTAAAAGTCGATTATTGAAAGCAGCCCCCCAGGTTTTTTTAGTCTCTTCACAAAAAAGTAATGCTTTTGGTACTTGCGATATTTTAAGGTAATAGAGCCGCAAGTAAAATAAACCTGAGATGTATTCAGCTGCCCAGGGCATTCCAATTCCATCTGAAGCAAATAACCTTAAACTCCGTCCGTCAGCCAATCATGGAAGATTTTGTTCCGATGTACATTGCGTAAACCGTTGAAACGGTTTCCTTAATTTTTATGCCTTCCCCGTCTGGCCCTTTTACATTCAACGAATTAACTAATCATCCTCAAGCAACTGCCGTAGTGGTTTTACATTCCAAAAGAGTTCGGCATGGAGTTTTTGCAGCTGATCCCCCATCTTTTCCAATTTTTTGCCGCGAAGTTCAAGGGAGCGGGCTTTTTTGTCCATTTCTTCTGTGACCTTTTCCAGCTCCTCTTCTGCGTCATACTCGCCAAAAACTTCTCCGACCAGGGCGCTAATGCCGTATAGGCTGGTTTTGGCGATTGCTTCTAAGGCCAGTTTTACGGACTCAAATCCTAATTTTTTTGCATTTTGAATTAAGGCCATGGTCTGGTCATAATATTCCGCTACCAATTTTTGTTCACGCCGATCTAAATCGATCCGTTCACCGTTAATCAAAAGATCAGAATTTTCAGTGATCTTGATTTCCGTCCAGGGCGCAGAATCCAGTTTGATCAAAATGTTTTTTTCATCGAGTTCAATGTTGAAGTCGTCCACGTCCATGTTTTGCGCCCATAAAAAGAGAGGCAGAAAAATGGAAACAAACAATAGTGCCGGGTTGAAATATTTAATGCGCATCGTTTTGCTCCTTTTTTGACAACTTATATTCAAATACGCAACATAAATGCCAGAGTTGCATCCGCAAATTGAGTTCATTTTAGAAAAAATTGCTTTTTTATCCGGCTGTCTGTATTATTGTAATGTAAAAGTGTAATTTAGGAGAGAGGAAGATGCGAGAAAATACCTCGCCTGTGAAAATTCCTCTCCTTCGTCCGGATCAGCAAGACGCTTTGGCGTTAAATCAACTGTTATTAAAGCGCAAATCTCACAGGAATTTTAAGCCACAATCCATAACTCTTAAAGAGCTTTCGCAGTTATTATGGGCGGCACAGGGCGCTGTGGCGCCTGGCCGTCGAACCGCGCCTTCGGCCGGAGCCATTTTCCCTTTTAGAATTCTGACTGCCATTGAATTAGCCCCTCCTCAAATGAGCGTTGGTTTGTATTTGTTTGAGCCTGATGCTTTTAGATTAAAGTTAATGGCGAAAGGAGCCTTTAGAGAAAAATTGTATCAGGCCTGCATGTTTCAGGAGTGCATTTTGCAAGCCCCGCTTTGTCTTATTTTGTATGCCAAGCTAACGATGGTGGAACGCGTTTACGGAGAACGCGCTTTCAATTATATCTTTCTGGAAGGGGGGCATATTGGTCAGAATATTTATCTGGCGGCAACGGCATTAAATCTGGGCACGGTTGCCGTGGGCGCCTTCAGGGATGAAATGATCAGGCAAATTCTTATGCTTTCGGCAGACGACATTCCGGTTTACCTCTTTCCGGTGGGAAAGCCCGTTTAAAAAACGTTACGTTGCGTTTCATAAATAAATGATTGTATAATCATGAAGGAGGGTAGGCCATGCCATTGCAAAAATTACGAAATTTTTTGGATGAGCAGGGGGTGCGCTATGTTTTAATTGTCCATTCGCCGGCGTACACCGCTCAGGAAATTGCCGCATCGGCGCACATTCCCGGAAAAAAATTAGCCAAAACGGTGATGGCTAAGGTTGATGGCAAGATGTCCATGTTTGTTTTGCCGGCCACTTATCAATTAGATTTGAGCAAATGCAAGGCGGAGATGAACGCTAAAGAGGTTGAGTTAGCCAGCGAAGAGGAGTTTAAATACCTGTTCCCCGAATGTGAAATCGGCGCCATGCCGCCTTTTGGAAATCTTTATGGCTTGCCGGTTTATGCCTGCAAGGAACTGGCTGAGAATGATGAAATCGCTTTCAACGCCGGCAACCATCGAGAACTCATCAAATTGCCGTTTGCCGATTTCCAACGCCTGGTAAATCCAATGATAATTGACATAACCAAAGAAATGTAAAGGAGAACGCCATGCCAACCTTTATTTTATTAACCAAACTATCGCCCTCGGCCATGAAGGACGCCCGGACGCGCGAACAGATCGGGCGGGAATGGTTCGAAACCGTCAAGCAAAAGTGTCCTGAAGTGCGCTGGATTGATCATTTTGCGCTGCTGGGTCAATATGACTTTATGGATATCTATGAAGCCCCGGATGAAAAAACGGCGATTAAGGTTTCCATGATTACCATGTCTAAAGGCGCGGTAAAAGCGGAAAGCATGCCGGCCATTCCTTACAAGCAGTACCTGGAAGTGATTAAAGATATTTGAAAAGCGGCAGGGGCTGTTTGATTAAAAGAGAGTCTGTCTTGCCCTCACCCCTTCGATCTCCCTCTCCCGGAATAAAAGTCTGGGAGAGAGAGATCGAGCGTTGGGAGTTATTTCCAATGGTGTAGGCGATTCCTGCGCTGGCCAGCTTCGTGCAAAGGCGAAAAAAGTAATGACAGGTCGGCGACCATTCAACCATTTTACCATTCAACCAATCAACAATTCATCCATTACAGCAGCAAAATTTTTGCATGCTAAAGTATTGGCTTTATTGAAAAAAGTTATTTAACATAATAATTTGCTAAAAATGCAGGAATATCTTAATATTCGGCCAACTTGTTAAGCGTTTTAATTAAAAGACAAGGAAGGCTAAAACGGCATGAAATTAAAATTTGTAGCCCGACCTTATGAATTGATTAATAAAATTCAAAACTATTCGTGGGGTACGCGCAATGAACAGGCGTTTATTCCCCGTTTATTGAATATGGCGGTTGAGCCCGATACGCCTTACGCCGAACTGTGGATGGGCACGCATCCCAATGCGCCTTCAGAAGTGGTGGTTGACGGGCGTCGGATCCTTTTAAGCGAGTTCATAAAGCAGTTTCCGCAGCAAATTTTGGGTACCAGGGTGATCGAGCGTTTTGGCGTTCAATTACCGTTTCTTTTTAAGGTGTTGTCTGCCGCAGAAGCGCTTTCCATTCAGGCCCATCCCAATAAGCAACAGGCCGAAGTCCTCCATCAAAGAGACCCGGAACACTACCCGGACGACAACCACAAACCGGAAATTGCCATTGCCCTGGATGAGTTGACCGCGCTGGTGGGTTTTCGCTCGCTAAAAGAAATGGACGCCGTATTGCGTACCTTTCCGGAAATTTTAGAATTTACCGGCCCGTTAGAGTTCACTTTCGAGGGTGCGCGTCATGAGGAACAAGAGAATCGACAAAAGTTCAGGCAATTTTATCAGACGTTGATGCTAAAATCGCAAACGCATGCAACGGAGATGGAGGCCACGTTGAATAAAATCGAGCAAAAATTACTACAAAAGAAAAAGCGCACCGAAAGGGATGAATGGTTCCTAAAGCTGAAAAAAAAATACGGGGCCGATGTGGGCCTGTTTTCCATTTACCTGCTGAATTTGCTGCATCTGAAAAAAGGGCAGGGCGTATTTTTGAAAGCCGGAGTGCCGCACGCCTACTTAAAAGGCAACATCGTCGAATGCATGGCTAACTCCGACAATGTAGTGCGCGCCGGATTAACGCCAAAGTTTAAGGACGTAAAAACGTTGATCGAAGTTTTAACGTATGAAACGGGGCCGGTGGAAATTTACGAAGGCGCTCAGAACGCAAAATATGTTTATAAAACGCCGGTGGATGAGTTTTCCATCACGCATGTGAATTTAGATGAGAAATCAAAGCTAAGGTTTTTCCTGGAAACGGTGAGCATCATGATGGTTGTAAACGGCAAGGGAGAGATTGTTTTTAATGGAGGTCGTTTAGCAATTCAGAAAGGACAATCGATTTTGCTCCCTGCAGAAATCGCTTCATTTGAACTGGTAAGCGACGGTTCTCTGGAAATATTTAGCGCTTATGTACCTTAAAAAAAGTATTGAGGTCAATATGCATCCCAAAGAGGTTACGATTTATTTAAACCGGATTCAGAATTTTCTGCAAAGAATGGAAACCCATTTTTATCCTGAGAACGTGCCGTTACAACTGGAATATGCTCTTGTTGACCGGCAAAAATTATTGTCCATTGAACAGGTAAAAAAGTTACCTTTTTCATCTATTCGCATTGGTGAAAAGTGGGGCGAAGCCTGGCAGGTGGCCTGGTTTCATGTGAAGGGCAAAATCCCCGCTGGCTGGGCCGGTAAAGAGGTGGTTGCCAGGATCAATCTGGGCGGCGAAGGATTAATCTTTACGGACAGTGGGGAGCCGCTTCAATCGCTGTCCAGTTATTCGGTAATGGATCCGGAGGCCATCCGAGACGTTGTTCATCTCTCTACTGCAGGAAGCGAAGTGGAATTCTGGATCGAAGTCTCTTCAACGGAGATATTGGGCATCCATCGCTTGCAGGACCCGACAGAGAAAAACGGCAAACGACACGGCTATTACGAATCTCACGTCCGCTACGCCTATTTATCGACATTTAACCGCAGCCTGTGGCATCTGGCGCTGGATCTGGATATTTTGTTCGGTTTGCTGAAAAAATTGCCGCAAAACTCGGTGCGATTTATCCGGATTTTAAAGGTCGTTAACCGGGCTCTGGCGGAATTTGCCGATGATATTGGCCGCGCTGAAAAAGCGCGAGCGGTTCTGCGTGATGCGTTGAAAAGTCCGGCCTGCCCCACGGAGCTCACGGCCTTTGCCATTGGCCATGCCCATATCGATACGGCCTGGCTGTGGCCGATCGACGAAACGATCCGTAAATGCGGCCGAACGTTTTCTAACCAGCTAATGCTTTTAAAAAAGTATCCGCAGTACGTGTTTGGCGCTTCGCAGGCCCAGCATTACCTTTTTGTTAAAGAACACTATCCCGCCATTTACCAGGCCATAAAACGCCTGGTAAAAGAAGGGCGCTGGGAGGTGCAGGGGGCAATGTGGGTGGAAGCCGATTGCAATTTACCTTCGGGCGAGTCGCTTACACGCCAGATTTTGTACGGCAAAAACTTTTTTATGGATGAGTTCGGCGTTGATGTAAAGAATGTATGGCTGCCGGACGGATTTGGCTTTTCGCCTTCTCTGCCGCAAATTTTAAAACGCAGCGGCGTGGAATATTTTTTAACGCAAAAACTCTCCTGGAATCAGGTCAACGATTTTCCCTATTCGTTGTTTATCTGGCGCGGCATCGAAGGCAGCGAAGTACTGGCGCATTTTCCGCCCGAGGATATTTACAGAAGTCCGCTCACGCCGGAGTACCTGATCAAAGGCCGCGAAAATTTTATGGAAAAAGACATTGCCGATGAATTTCTCTCTCTGTTTGGCATTGGCGACGGCGGAGGCGGCCCGAAAGAGGAGCACATCGAAAACGGCCTGCGCTTGCAGAACCTGGAAGGCGCGCCGAAAGTGAAATTTGCCAGCGCCTCGGCGTTTTTTGAGACGGTAAAAAAATACCGTGACGAGCTGCCCGTGTGGACAGGCGATCTTTACCTGGAAGCCCACCGCGGCACCTTTACCTCCCAGGCCCGCGTAAAAAAAGCAAACCGTCAACTGGAGTTTAAGCTGCGTCTGGCAGAGATGCTGGCCTGCTGCCTGCCTTTGCAGGCCTATCCCGCAGATTTTTTTGAAGAAAACTGGAAGCGCCTGCTTTTGAATCAGTTTCACGACATTATTCCGGGTTCAAGCATTAATGAAGTCTATCAAACAGTTTTTAAAGAATACGAGCAGATGTTTCGCTCGCTGGATGAGATGATCAAACGCACCGCTCGCCAGTTGTTCACGGAAAATACGAACAGCCTGCTTGTCTTTAACAGTTTACCTTTTACGTGCGATGAGGTCATCATTTTGCCGGATGGCTGGAGCGGCGCAGTGGATGACGATCATCAGCCCCTGCAAGTTCAGCAGCTCAACGGTAAAACGCTGGCTATGGTTGAATTGCCGGCGCTCGGGTATTTAAATATCCACCGTCAAGACGCAGACAGCAAGCCGGGACCTTCCATGAAAAATAAAGACGATCTGCTGCTGGAAAATGCGCGTATCCGCTACCGTTTTGATCCAACGGGAAAACTGGTTGAAGCCTATGACAAAGAGGCACAGCATTCCATTTTCCTGCCTGGCATGCGCGGCAATCTGCTGCAATTATTTGAAGA
This sequence is a window from Caldithrix abyssi DSM 13497. Protein-coding genes within it:
- a CDS encoding GYD domain-containing protein — translated: MPTFILLTKLSPSAMKDARTREQIGREWFETVKQKCPEVRWIDHFALLGQYDFMDIYEAPDEKTAIKVSMITMSKGAVKAESMPAIPYKQYLEVIKDI
- the manA gene encoding mannose-6-phosphate isomerase, class I, with the translated sequence MKLKFVARPYELINKIQNYSWGTRNEQAFIPRLLNMAVEPDTPYAELWMGTHPNAPSEVVVDGRRILLSEFIKQFPQQILGTRVIERFGVQLPFLFKVLSAAEALSIQAHPNKQQAEVLHQRDPEHYPDDNHKPEIAIALDELTALVGFRSLKEMDAVLRTFPEILEFTGPLEFTFEGARHEEQENRQKFRQFYQTLMLKSQTHATEMEATLNKIEQKLLQKKKRTERDEWFLKLKKKYGADVGLFSIYLLNLLHLKKGQGVFLKAGVPHAYLKGNIVECMANSDNVVRAGLTPKFKDVKTLIEVLTYETGPVEIYEGAQNAKYVYKTPVDEFSITHVNLDEKSKLRFFLETVSIMMVVNGKGEIVFNGGRLAIQKGQSILLPAEIASFELVSDGSLEIFSAYVP
- a CDS encoding aminoacyl-tRNA deacylase: MPLQKLRNFLDEQGVRYVLIVHSPAYTAQEIAASAHIPGKKLAKTVMAKVDGKMSMFVLPATYQLDLSKCKAEMNAKEVELASEEEFKYLFPECEIGAMPPFGNLYGLPVYACKELAENDEIAFNAGNHRELIKLPFADFQRLVNPMIIDITKEM
- a CDS encoding DUF2884 family protein, translated to MRIKYFNPALLFVSIFLPLFLWAQNMDVDDFNIELDEKNILIKLDSAPWTEIKITENSDLLINGERIDLDRREQKLVAEYYDQTMALIQNAKKLGFESVKLALEAIAKTSLYGISALVGEVFGEYDAEEELEKVTEEMDKKARSLELRGKKLEKMGDQLQKLHAELFWNVKPLRQLLEDD
- a CDS encoding SagB/ThcOx family dehydrogenase, whose translation is MRENTSPVKIPLLRPDQQDALALNQLLLKRKSHRNFKPQSITLKELSQLLWAAQGAVAPGRRTAPSAGAIFPFRILTAIELAPPQMSVGLYLFEPDAFRLKLMAKGAFREKLYQACMFQECILQAPLCLILYAKLTMVERVYGERAFNYIFLEGGHIGQNIYLAATALNLGTVAVGAFRDEMIRQILMLSADDIPVYLFPVGKPV
- a CDS encoding alpha-mannosidase; the protein is METHFYPENVPLQLEYALVDRQKLLSIEQVKKLPFSSIRIGEKWGEAWQVAWFHVKGKIPAGWAGKEVVARINLGGEGLIFTDSGEPLQSLSSYSVMDPEAIRDVVHLSTAGSEVEFWIEVSSTEILGIHRLQDPTEKNGKRHGYYESHVRYAYLSTFNRSLWHLALDLDILFGLLKKLPQNSVRFIRILKVVNRALAEFADDIGRAEKARAVLRDALKSPACPTELTAFAIGHAHIDTAWLWPIDETIRKCGRTFSNQLMLLKKYPQYVFGASQAQHYLFVKEHYPAIYQAIKRLVKEGRWEVQGAMWVEADCNLPSGESLTRQILYGKNFFMDEFGVDVKNVWLPDGFGFSPSLPQILKRSGVEYFLTQKLSWNQVNDFPYSLFIWRGIEGSEVLAHFPPEDIYRSPLTPEYLIKGRENFMEKDIADEFLSLFGIGDGGGGPKEEHIENGLRLQNLEGAPKVKFASASAFFETVKKYRDELPVWTGDLYLEAHRGTFTSQARVKKANRQLEFKLRLAEMLACCLPLQAYPADFFEENWKRLLLNQFHDIIPGSSINEVYQTVFKEYEQMFRSLDEMIKRTARQLFTENTNSLLVFNSLPFTCDEVIILPDGWSGAVDDDHQPLQVQQLNGKTLAMVELPALGYLNIHRQDADSKPGPSMKNKDDLLLENARIRYRFDPTGKLVEAYDKEAQHSIFLPGMRGNLLQLFEDRPNKWDAWDIDSFYEEQLLEIADAHTFQRLEAGPLRNAIRFTYRIGASTIEQTVYLRAHSKRLDFETAVQWHESHRMLRVAFQVNIQATQAAFDVQYGYFFRPTHRNSAWERARFEVAAHKYADLSQPDYGVALLNDSKYGYKVQDNELNLNLLRAPTYPDPDCDRGEHSFVYSLLPHIGDLVHSDVMQEALQLNQPPVLFNGLKNEKDAVLPFRLSGQFVHLEAVKKAEKENALILRLVEARGMKSHTYLNFSNIPAKIIETDLLEWQNLKRYPTNQIIRLEFEPFEIKTLKIFFE
- a CDS encoding YfcC family protein, which gives rise to MNWDKLKSPNTFLLIFLLIILTAMMTYLLPGGEYQFIESGGRKIVDPQSYQAVPGNPQGIGAILKAPIRGFIAAAQIIGFVLLVGGAFSVLQKTETIDVAIRVLANAHQHSPLIRKAIIPVFMIIFSLAGAVFGMSEEVIPFVLLFIPLALALGYDTVTGVAIPFVGAAAGFASAFINPFTLGVAQGIAQLPPLSGFGYRFFCWTLTTGLAILYVNRYALKIKNDPQKSITFEQDQKRKQKLHIENMNSELSLDVRHKTVLVIFTLSMFALVAGVMLDQWYINEIAALFVATGIIVGIVGRLSVDEITGGFIQGAKDLMGTAFVIALARGILIIAQDGKIIGTILHGLSSIITGVHPVMAAQLMFVVQMLINFFIPSGSGQAALTIPIMAPLSDLLGVSRQTAVLAFQFGDGFSNLIIPTSAVTMGVLALAEIPWEKWVKWILPLEILFIILSLVLLIPPFFINW